A stretch of Microbulbifer bruguierae DNA encodes these proteins:
- a CDS encoding SH3 domain-containing protein, with amino-acid sequence MSRQPRNRFFILALMTLGLMHVGLSAAQTREDSSATESSSSLQSSALQFSARQFGERQPQDLPGGSEQVVVGAEFLNLYTGPGRGYVIDHVVEYGESLWLLKRRTDWVKVMTRSGRSGWAKIADLDTIVTPDGEPLAVVSPGIDDYREQSFRFGFAYGDFEGANALGVSLGYRFTGNLSAELRATQTIGAYSDSQTYQLALLHQPFPEWRISPYFLLGSGINITSPSATIVATEDRRDTTMLTGIGVTTYLSRRFALRAEVANHYLLTSRENNQEIVEWKLGFDVFM; translated from the coding sequence ATGAGCAGGCAGCCTCGCAACCGATTCTTTATCCTGGCATTAATGACCCTGGGTTTGATGCATGTCGGACTTTCGGCGGCGCAAACCCGGGAAGACAGCTCCGCGACCGAAAGCTCCTCTTCCCTTCAGTCTTCAGCCCTTCAGTTTTCAGCCCGTCAATTTGGCGAGCGCCAGCCGCAGGATCTGCCCGGTGGCAGCGAGCAGGTGGTGGTCGGTGCGGAATTTCTCAACCTGTACACCGGCCCGGGTCGCGGCTACGTGATCGATCACGTGGTGGAGTATGGCGAGTCCCTGTGGCTGTTGAAGCGCCGTACCGACTGGGTCAAGGTCATGACCCGCAGCGGTCGGAGCGGCTGGGCAAAAATTGCTGATCTCGACACCATCGTTACTCCGGATGGCGAGCCGCTGGCGGTGGTAAGCCCTGGTATCGACGACTATCGTGAGCAGAGTTTCCGGTTTGGCTTTGCCTACGGCGACTTCGAGGGTGCCAATGCGCTGGGGGTGTCGCTCGGCTATCGCTTTACCGGCAACCTCTCCGCAGAACTGCGCGCGACGCAGACCATCGGTGCCTACTCGGACAGTCAGACCTATCAGCTGGCGCTGTTGCACCAGCCGTTCCCGGAGTGGCGAATCTCCCCCTATTTCCTGCTGGGAAGCGGTATCAATATCACCTCCCCCAGTGCCACCATTGTCGCCACGGAAGACCGCCGGGATACCACCATGCTTACCGGTATCGGTGTGACCACCTACTTGTCCCGGCGCTTTGCCCTGCGCGCGGAAGTTGCCAATCACTACCTGCTTACATCGCGGGAAAATAATCAGGAGATAGTCGAATGGAAATTGGGATTCGACGTTTTTATGTAG
- a CDS encoding outer membrane beta-barrel domain-containing protein, protein MEIGIRRFYVAFAGLLLPAIFAGAALAQGSEVIDEIISPDLERREIREANIDSEDFEFTAYLGGIMSVEDFGSNRLVGGSLAYHINEDFFMEAGYGQTELGESSYERLSGSAPLLTDEERELTMYNLSLAWNFLPGEIFISDKWALNSNLYLIGGIGNTNFADEEHFTYNVGVGIRMLAQDWLALRLDVRDHIFEHEIFGEPQTTNNLSAQLGISIYF, encoded by the coding sequence ATGGAAATTGGGATTCGACGTTTTTATGTAGCTTTTGCGGGCCTGTTGCTACCGGCGATATTTGCCGGGGCCGCGCTGGCGCAGGGCAGTGAGGTGATCGACGAAATCATCTCGCCGGACCTGGAGCGACGGGAGATTCGCGAGGCGAACATCGACAGCGAAGACTTCGAATTCACCGCCTATCTGGGCGGCATTATGAGCGTGGAGGATTTTGGCAGTAACCGGCTTGTGGGCGGCAGCCTCGCCTATCATATCAATGAAGATTTTTTTATGGAGGCGGGTTACGGCCAGACCGAACTGGGCGAGTCCAGTTACGAACGTCTCAGCGGCTCTGCGCCACTTTTGACCGACGAAGAGCGTGAGCTCACCATGTACAATCTTTCGCTGGCCTGGAATTTTCTTCCCGGGGAAATTTTTATTTCCGACAAGTGGGCCCTGAACAGTAATCTGTACCTGATCGGAGGTATCGGAAATACCAATTTCGCCGATGAAGAGCACTTTACCTACAACGTGGGTGTTGGCATCCGTATGCTGGCGCAGGACTGGCTCGCTCTGCGTCTGGATGTGCGCGACCACATTTTCGAACACGAAATTTTTGGTGAGCCCCAGACCACCAATAACCTGTCCGCCCAGCTGGGCATTTCAATTTATTTCTGA
- a CDS encoding TlpA family protein disulfide reductase: MRNFIAALCTSAALLAGAPAIASVPASDFTLASLKDGNLKLSEQRGEVIMLNFWASWCGPCREEMPLLDELHARYESVGFQVWGVNVDANRDDAQTMLNKIPVAFPVLFDAESSVSKLFGVDAMPSSVFIDRDGNVRYVHKGYRSGDEAEYKKIIKELIRE, encoded by the coding sequence ATGCGCAATTTTATCGCCGCTCTCTGCACCAGTGCCGCTTTACTTGCCGGCGCACCCGCTATCGCCAGTGTGCCCGCCAGTGATTTCACCCTGGCCTCACTCAAGGATGGCAATCTGAAACTCAGTGAACAGCGCGGTGAAGTCATCATGCTGAATTTCTGGGCCTCCTGGTGCGGTCCCTGCCGCGAGGAAATGCCGCTGCTGGACGAACTGCACGCGCGCTATGAATCGGTCGGGTTCCAGGTGTGGGGTGTCAATGTGGATGCCAACCGCGACGATGCCCAGACGATGCTGAATAAAATTCCGGTGGCGTTTCCTGTGCTGTTCGATGCCGAGAGCAGTGTGAGCAAATTGTTCGGCGTCGATGCCATGCCCAGCTCGGTGTTTATCGATCGCGACGGTAACGTGCGCTATGTGCACAAGGGCTACCGTAGTGGCGACGAAGCGGAGTATAAAAAAATCATCAAGGAACTGATCCGGGAATAA
- a CDS encoding DUF4266 domain-containing protein — MFKRALLLLPLFSLLAGCETVMPEPWVKPYERHFLADPIMSFERDPVAAGYMNHVYEAREAARGAEGGAGGGCGCN, encoded by the coding sequence ATGTTCAAGCGCGCCTTACTTCTGTTGCCCCTGTTTTCGCTGTTGGCTGGTTGTGAAACCGTGATGCCGGAGCCCTGGGTAAAGCCTTACGAACGGCACTTTCTGGCAGACCCGATCATGAGTTTTGAACGGGATCCGGTGGCGGCGGGATATATGAATCACGTGTATGAAGCGCGTGAAGCCGCGCGCGGCGCGGAAGGCGGAGCCGGAGGTGGCTGTGGCTGCAATTGA
- a CDS encoding DUF3570 domain-containing protein, with the protein MYHSYSGGGVTIDGPSVLVRKNIGNKVSLSANYYVDMISGASIDVQATASPYSEQRDEYSLGAEYLVDKTTMSLSYTNSSEDDYQAETVGFGIKQDFFGDLSTVSMRVSLGSDDVMRNGDENFLEQAEHRRYSLGWSQILTTRLIAELSVETVADEGFLNNPYRSVRYLDPGSGSGFSYQAELYPNTRNSDAVALRAKYRLPYRAAIKSEYRRYADSWGINSDNLELRYTHPLETENLILEGKLRFYKQTGADFYSDLFPYLDATNFRARDKELSDFSSTAIGIGASYLLPERWSLFERRNTVNLYWDYVLFDYDNFHDVRVHNGDGDVLPGEEPAYHFNAHVVRLFWSMWF; encoded by the coding sequence ATGTACCACTCCTACAGCGGTGGCGGTGTCACTATTGATGGGCCCTCGGTGCTGGTGCGCAAGAATATCGGCAACAAGGTTTCCCTGTCCGCCAATTACTATGTGGACATGATTTCGGGGGCGTCCATTGACGTGCAGGCCACTGCAAGCCCCTACAGTGAGCAGCGCGACGAATATTCCCTGGGTGCGGAGTACCTGGTGGACAAAACCACCATGAGCCTCAGCTACACCAATTCCAGCGAGGACGATTACCAGGCCGAGACCGTCGGTTTTGGTATCAAACAGGATTTCTTTGGCGATCTCAGCACTGTGTCCATGCGCGTCAGCCTCGGTAGCGACGATGTGATGCGCAATGGCGACGAGAACTTTCTCGAGCAGGCCGAGCACCGCCGCTACTCCCTGGGCTGGAGTCAGATTCTCACCACCAGGCTGATCGCGGAACTGAGCGTGGAAACGGTGGCGGACGAGGGCTTTCTGAACAACCCCTACCGCAGCGTGCGTTATCTCGACCCGGGTTCCGGCAGCGGCTTCAGCTACCAGGCGGAACTCTACCCCAATACCCGCAACAGCGATGCGGTAGCCCTGCGGGCCAAATACCGACTGCCCTACCGCGCTGCCATCAAGAGTGAATACCGTCGCTACGCGGACAGCTGGGGCATCAATTCCGATAATCTGGAATTGCGCTATACCCACCCACTGGAAACGGAAAACCTGATCCTCGAAGGCAAGCTGCGTTTCTACAAGCAGACCGGGGCGGATTTCTACAGTGATCTTTTCCCCTACCTGGACGCCACCAACTTCCGCGCCCGGGATAAGGAGTTGAGCGATTTCAGCAGCACCGCCATCGGTATAGGGGCATCCTATCTGCTGCCGGAACGTTGGTCGCTGTTCGAGCGCAGGAACACGGTTAACCTGTACTGGGATTACGTGCTGTTCGACTACGACAACTTCCACGATGTCCGGGTGCACAATGGTGATGGCGATGTCCTCCCGGGGGAGGAGCCGGCCTACCATTTCAACGCCCATGTCGTGCGGCTATTCTGGTCCATGTGGTTCTGA
- a CDS encoding 23S rRNA (adenine(2030)-N(6))-methyltransferase RlmJ, giving the protein MLSYRHGFHAGNFADVLKHYVQVEIISYLQKKETPFDYIDTHSGAGLFSLASEMAQKNREYMTGIGQLFQHCDLPGLQNYLQVIEGLNPDGNLQVYPGSPMIAAQMLRPQDKAWLFELHPNDAEKLRQNFARRRQCQVREEDGFKGLAALLPTRSRRALILIDPPYEQKEDYQRVVTALQLIQRKMANAITAIWYPVVDRRRIDVLEKQLQASGVRNIQQFELGVSGDAEGHGMTSSGMIVVNPPWTLRGQMEALLPPLAAQLSSDGGSYYRCETLVTE; this is encoded by the coding sequence ATGCTCAGTTATCGTCACGGCTTTCACGCCGGTAATTTTGCCGACGTGCTCAAGCACTACGTGCAGGTAGAAATCATTTCCTATCTGCAGAAGAAAGAAACACCTTTCGACTATATCGATACCCATTCCGGCGCCGGGCTTTTTTCCCTTGCGTCTGAAATGGCGCAGAAAAATCGCGAGTACATGACCGGCATCGGGCAATTGTTCCAACACTGTGATCTGCCCGGATTGCAAAACTACCTGCAGGTGATCGAGGGGCTGAATCCTGATGGCAACCTTCAGGTTTACCCCGGCTCTCCCATGATCGCGGCGCAGATGCTGCGGCCACAGGACAAGGCCTGGTTGTTTGAGCTGCATCCGAATGACGCGGAAAAGCTGCGTCAGAACTTCGCCCGTCGCCGCCAGTGCCAGGTGCGTGAGGAAGACGGCTTCAAGGGATTGGCCGCCCTGCTGCCCACCCGCTCCCGTCGCGCGCTGATTCTGATCGACCCACCCTATGAGCAGAAGGAAGACTACCAGCGGGTAGTGACGGCGCTGCAACTGATCCAGCGCAAAATGGCCAACGCCATCACCGCGATCTGGTATCCGGTGGTGGATCGCCGGCGTATCGATGTGCTGGAAAAACAGTTGCAGGCCTCCGGTGTCCGCAATATCCAGCAGTTTGAGCTGGGTGTGAGCGGCGATGCCGAAGGGCACGGTATGACGTCTTCGGGGATGATCGTGGTCAATCCACCCTGGACCCTGCGTGGTCAAATGGAGGCGCTGCTGCCGCCCCTCGCCGCTCAACTCAGCAGCGATGGCGGCAGTTACTACCGCTGCGAGACGTTGGTCACGGAATAG